The segment ACCTTGCCGTCCCGTTGTTCCACAAAAACCAAAATCCCTGGCATGATGCCTCCTTCAATCGTCACGGTTCCTTGAACTTGTCGAGCGTTACCTCAATTTGATTCCGATTCAAGCAATCCTTGTAGTAAGCGAATTCCTCTCGCAGCGCCTGCATGGTCGAATGGTAACCGTACCGGAGGACCTGAGCGCGGGTGTTATAGCTGACCGCGTGGTGCGCGAACATGAAGGCCTCCGACGGTTTGGGCTGGGTTAAAATAAACTGCTTTGCCGGATGTTCGGAAATATAACGTTTCATCGCCAGGTACATGCGGGTCGATGTGTTGACCCGCATCGCCTGATCGTAGATGTACGTGAGCCCCTTTTCTCTGATCCCGACCGCTTTTCCGTCGGCGGAAAGCGACGGCAGGCGGACCCGGTTTCGGTCGTTCACGATGTATTGGACCGGATTGATGATCCACATCATCTCGGCGCCGTGGTTCATGGCGATATCCATATAGGCGACGCGCCCCACCCCGCCGTCGATGTAATCTTTCCCTCGAATCTGAATCGGCTGAAAAAGAATCGGCATGGCGGAAGAGGCGATGACCGCCTGGGAAATCGGCACGTCATCAAATCCCTCTTCACCGAATACGTCATATCGTCCCACATCGACATCGACCGCAGGAATGTAAAGCGCTTTCCTCAGTTTTCTAAAATCGTTGGTGTATCCCTCTTGGGAGAAGAAATTGGAAAGGTAGAGATCAAAATTCTTCAACGTAAAGATTCCCGAAGGGAGACTCTCCTGCAGGAACTCCAAAAGGTCGAGGATCGAAACCTTTCGACCGCTTTTGATATAGTACCGAAAGATCGGGTAAAGCGATTTTAGGAACTTCTTGATGATATGCGATGTTTCTTGATAGCCGAAGCTGTAGATGTCCCGCCTGGCGAAGTTGAACGGCGTCTTTCGGTCGTTTTTGATATCGTCGTAGATCATCCGCGGCTTGACGCCGTTTGCGATCAGCGCGGCGACGGCGGCCCCGGCGCTGGTTCCGACATAAATATCGAAGTCATTCACCGAGAAGCCGTCGAAGAAATCGTCGAGCGCCGTCAGGCATCCGATTTCATACATCCAGCCGGGAATCCCGCCGCCGGCCAGGACCAGCGCCCTTTTAGCTCGGCCCTGTTTTTCCGCTTCCCCGGTTTGGGAATCCTGGACGTTTTCTTGCGCCATACACTTTTTACCAACCGAGATCAAACCCGATTAGAGGACCTTGATCTCCTCGCGTAACACCCGAACCAGTTCGGCCACCGCTTGGGCCGGCTCCCCTTCGATGATTTTTCCGGCCGAGCGAACGGGAGGAGATTCGATCTTTTCCACGACCAGCTTCGCTCCGTTCGATCCGACCTGGCCCGGATCGAGGCCAAGGTCGGCCAGCGTCAGCACTGTGAGCGGTTTCTGCTTCGCTTTCATGATGCCGGGAAGTGAAGCGTATCGCGGCTCGTTCAGCCCCTTCTGGCAGGTAAAGATGGCCGGAAGGGTCACCTCCACCACTTCGATCGCCCCTTCAATCTGCCGATGGGCGATCGCTTTTTTGGCCTGGGGATCGATTTCCAGTTTGTTGATCCCGGCGACGTGCGGAAGCCCCATCATCTCGGCGACGTGAATTCCCACCGCCCCGGCGTCATCATCGATGGCTTGACGCCCGAAGAAGAGAATATCGTACGGATTTCGCTTCAGCGCAGCCGCCAGCGCCACGGCGGTGGCGTAAGCGTCCCCCCCTTCCAGGGGTGCGTCTTTGATGTGGACCGCTTGATCGGCTCCGACCGCGAGACAGGTCCGGAGCGCCTCCGCGGCCTTTTCAGGACCGAGGGTGAAGACGGTCACCTGGCCGGTCTTGAGCCGCTCTTTGATTCTTAGTGCCTCTTCCACGCCGAATTCATCATAAGGATTGACGACGTAGGTGAGCCCGGTCCGATCGATGTCTTTTCCATCCGCGGACGGCTTCACCTTCGATTCCGAGGCCGGAACCTGCTTGATGCAGACGGCAATATTCATCTTTTCTCCTTCATCTTAATTCGATATCTCCTCAATCTGTCCCTCCCTGTACGGGTCTGAAAATCCTTCCGGGAAGGCGCCGGCGGCCAGGGTCGCCATCTGCGGACGGCGCACCGGCCAGGTATACTCTTCAAAAAGTTTTCCATCAAAAAGAGGCCGCGTGGCGAGGAGTCGCCGCTCGGTTAAATCGAGGGCCATTCCCGTGCAGCCGGTCACGAGGCCGGTTCGAAAATGTTGTGCGACACGGGCCGCCAGTGGGGTTGTTCGCTCGTTCGAGGGAAAGAGGACGATCTCCGGTCGTTTTGTTTCAATCAAGTGGGTCAACCGAGCTTTCTCGCCAAGCAAGCGATCGGCCGGGGAGGCTTCCGAAGGAGAGGGTGTTCGAAAGACGAGGTCTGCGCCGTAGGAGATGATCTCTTTTGCGTTGTCCAGGGGAAACGGCCGGGGATATACCATCAGCCAGACTCCGAGTTGGTCGGCCAATTCCCGCCCCTTGCCAAGGATCTCCTTTGAGGCCTGGGTCAGCCGGCCGGATTCAGTTTCTACGATGACGAAGAGATGCGTCCAGGTTTCATCAACGCTGATGTCATTCATCAGTATAACACCTTCTTGATGAGCGTCAATTTTTCGAAGTGTTTTGGGTCAATTAAGTGCTGTCCGGAGTGAAGGATCGTACGCGTTCCATCCCGGATGCGCCGGAGCCGACTTTGTCCGCCGTTAAGCCGAGATCGGCGGGGGACCATCGAAGGATCTCTTTTTTGGCGGCCTTCATGATTTTAATCGCATTGGCAATCCGGGGGGTATTGCTTCCCGCGATGACTGACGCAAGGAGAGGGGGGGAGACATTGATCATTTCCTCTCCGTTTTGTTTCTTGGACAGGAGCTTCAACGCGCCTTGATCGAATGAAATCCCGCTGATGGAATGAACCGAGGGGAGGTTCATCTCCTCCGCGACCCGGTGACCCATCGCCCCTTCGCCGCATAAAACGAGATCGGCTTTCAGTTTGGCCGCCGCTTGCCCCAGGGCCGACGCGGCGGCGGTTCCATCCCCCGCTAAAAAAGCAGCGTCGGAGAGGATGACCGCGCGATCGGCTTCCAGCGCGAGTGTCTCTTTCAGAATTCCCTCGGATTCAGACGGAGCGAGCATGAGGGTGGTGATCTCCACTTGACCACCGGTCGCCTTCCACTCGGCTGCTTTTTCTTTGATTTGAAGCGCAAACTCCAGCGCGTTTCGGTCGGCCGGGTTCATGACGCGCGGTCCCTTTTCGATGAGAAGCGCTTGGCTTTTGCTGACGCTGGCCTTGGAGAGATCGGGAACCGGCTGGATGAGGACGACGATTTGGATTAAAATCCTCCCTTTTTCAGGACATCTTCGGCGATGACCAGCCGTTGGATTTCATTGGTCCCTTCGAAGATTCGGTTGATCCGGGAGTCCCGGTAGAAGCGCTCCACCGGATGTTCTCCCATGAAGCCGTTTCCGCCGTGGATTTGAACCGCTTTGTCGACGATTCGATCGAGCGCTTCCGTGCAGAACAACTTACAGATCGCCCCTTCCCGCGGGATCTTCTTTCCCTGATCATACATCCAGGCGGTCCGATAGACGACCGATTCCATCAGGTAGACTTCCGTGGTCATCTCCGCGATCATAAATTGGATCGCCTGGAAATGAGCGATCGGCTGTCCGAAAGCGACCCGCTTCTTGGCGAAATCGGCCGACATCGAGATCACTTCTTTCGCCGCCCCGATGCAGCCGGCGGCGAGCGAGAGCCGCGATTCATCCAGCGTCTGCATCGCGATGATGAAGCCTTTGCCGATTTCGCCCAGAATGTTCTCCTTCGGGACACGGACATCCTGAAAAACCAGCTCGGCGGTCGCCGAGCCGCGCAGGCCCATCTTGTCTTGAATCCGGTTGGCGGAGAAACCGGGGGTGTTCGTCTCGACAATAAAGGCGGTGATGCCGCCCCGGGCCTTGAGCGCCGGGTCGGTGACGGCATAGACGACCACGATATCTGCGATATCGCCGTTGGTGATCCAGAGTTTGGTGCCGTTTAAGATGTAGTGGTCGCCGTCCCGCTTGGCGGAGAGCTGTATGTTCGCCGCATCCGATCCGGCTCCCGGCTCGGTGAGCGCATAGGCTCCCATCTTCTGTCCTTGCGCCAAAGGGATGAGATATTTTTGTTTCTGCTCTTCGGTCCCGCCCAGGAGGATTGATGTTCCCGCCAGCCCGATATGCGCGCCGAACGTCACGCAGGTGGAGGCGCATCCGCGAGAGAGCTCTTCGAGAAGGATGCAATATCCAAGCTCGCCGAACCCGGCGCCGCCGTATTGCTCCGGAAAAGGAATCCCGCAGAGTCCCAGCTCGGCCCCTTTCTTGAAGATTCCCTTTACGAGATCGACATTGTGCTCTTTGTCGATCCGCTGGGCGACCGGCTTGACCTCATTGTCGGTAAATTTCCGGACCATATCGCGGAGCATGGTCTGTTCTTCGCTGAAGTTAAATTCCATTGTTCCTCCATTCCATATGGATGCGGGGTAAGGAGCTCACCTGTTCACTGATCTTGAAACTTCGGCTGCCTCTTTTCGATAAAAGCCGAGATCCCCTCTTTCATGTCGCGGGTGTCGCAGATCTGTCCGAAGAGCTTCGCCTCCAGGGTCAGCCCTTGAGACAACGGCTGCGTGGTTCCCTCTTGAATGGCGCTCATCGCGGCGGCAATCGCCTTCATTCCTTTCGAAGCGATCTTCTTCGCCAATCCGACCGCCTGCTTCAGCACCTCCCCTTCCGGAACCACTTTATTCACCAGACCGAGCGCTTTCGCCTCCTGGGCGTTGATCATGTCGCCTGTCAGGATGATCTCCATCGCCTTCGCTTTGCCGACCAGACGCGACAGGCGTTGCGTTCCTCCGAATCCCGGGATGATTCCTAAATTGATCTCCGGCTGTCCCATCCGGGCGCGATCCCCCGCGATCCGCATATGGCAGGCCATCGCCAGCTCCATTCCTCCCCCCAAACAGAAACCGGTGATGGCCGCAATGACCGGCTTCCGCATCTGCTCGATCTTATTGAAGACCGCTTGTCCCATCAGGGCGAGTTCTTCTCCTTGTTTGGGGGAGGTGATCGAACCGATTTCTTTGATATCGGCCCCCGCGACGAAGAGGGTTCCCGATCCGGTTAAAATAATGACTTTCACATCATCCTTTCCGGAAAGCTCATCAAATACTTTATCTAATTCTTTGACCAAAGGGGTTGTCAGGACATTCGCCGGGGGATTGCTGATCGTCACTGTCGCAACGCGATCTTCCAGAGTGTAGTTGATGAATTGGTTCGCCAAACCGGCCTCCTTATGTATAGGTGAAAAATCCTTTTCCCGTTTTCACGCCGAGATAACCCCCCATCACCATTCGTTTCAGCATGGGTGCCGGCCAGAAGCGTGGGCCGAGTTCCTTTGTGAGTGCCTGTAGTTCAGAGAGAACGACATCGACGCCGATCTGATCGGCATAATGGAGCGGTCCTCCTTTATCTTGCGGAAACCCGGTGCCGGCCATCATGGCGATGTCGATATCGCCTGCCGTGGCCACCCCCTCTTGCAGCGAGATGACCGCCTCGTTGATCATCGGCATCATCAGACGGTTGACCGAGAAGCGGGTCCCCTTTTTGCCGGTCTGCTTCTGGAGTTTGGCGATGATCGCATCCAGGCTCTCTTTCTTCTCTTCACCATATTCGTAGAACCCGGAGCCGCTCTTCGTCCCGTAGCGCTTTGCCTCGTAAAGCGCCGTCCAAATCTCCGCCGGCGTGACGCGAGGGCCGTAGGCATCGTAGAGAATGTCGGCGACCTTCACCGCAACGTCGATCCCGATCATATCGGAGAGGGTAAAGGGCCCCATCGGCATCCCGAAGGCGACGATCGCTTCATCGATCTGTTTTGCCGGCGCCGACCCTTCCTGCAGCGCCAGGGCCGCTTCATTGAGATAAGGCATCAGGAGACGGTTCACTAAAAACCCGGCGCACTCTTGCACCCGGATCGGAATTTTCCGGAGGCTTTCGGTGAAGGCGACCACGTCATCCATGGTCTCCTGAGAAGTGCCGAGGCCGGGGATCACCTCCACCAGCTTCATCACGGGGGCCGGGTTGAAGAAGTGCATCCCGATCACCTTCTCCGGCCGCTTCGTTCCCGCTGCAATGGCGGAGATTGGAAGCGAAGAGGTATTGCTGGCGAAGATCGTGCTCTCGGGGCAAACCGTTTCCAATTCCTGGAAGAGTTTTCGTTTCACCTCGAGATCTTCGAAGATCGCCTCAATGACGATATCGACATCGGAGAATCCGGAGTAGTCGGTTGCGCCGGTCACCAGCATCATCTTTTGTTCCAACTCCGAGGCGGTCATCTTTCCCTTGTCGACCCGGCTCTGATAGATCTTCCGGATTGCCTCGATTCCTCTGTCGACCGATTTCTGATCAACATCTTTCAGAACGACGGGCAAACCGGAGTAGGTAATCACCTGCGCGATGCCCGATCCCATCGCTCCTGCACCAATCACTGCCGCTTTATAGATGTACATTGTTCGCTCCCGCTGTTCTGATCCGGTTATTTTCTCTCCAATACCATCGCCGATCCAAGGCCGCCGCCGACGCAGAGGGAGGCGACGCCGAGGGTGAGATTCCGGCGCTTCATCTCTTTCAGTAAGGTGATGATCAGACGCGTTCCGCTCATCCCCACCGGGTGGCCCAATGCGATGGCTCCGCCGTTGACATTGGTGATCTCCCGCTTGTTCCCGAGGACCCGCTCCACCGCAAGATATTGGACGGCGAATGCTTCATTGACCTCGATCAGTTGAATATCGGAGAGGGAGAGGTTTGCTTTTTTGAGCGCCTTGGGGATGGCGAGCGCCGGGCCGATTCCCATCCGCTGCGGCTCGACGCCGACCGAGGCGTAGGATCGAACATAACCGAGCGGTGTTAATCCGAGCGCTTGGGCCTTCTCCTTCGACATCACCAAAAGGGCGGCCGCGCCGTCGCTGATGGGACAGGCATTGCCGGGGGTCACCGTTCCACCCTCCTTGAAGACGGTCGGATAGAGAGAGAGCATCTGTTCGCTCAAGGCAACGTTGGGTCCTTCGTCCTGTGCGAAGAGCTCCGGGGTGACCTCTTTTCCGGCGACCTTTTTGGGGATGGAGACCGGAACGATCTCCTCTTTTAATTTTCCCTCGCGGGTGGCGCGGAAAGCCTTTTTGTGGCTTTCAACCGCGTATTTGTCCTGCTCTTGGCGCGAAATCTTAAACTCCTCGGCGAGATTCTCCGCCGTATAGCCCATGATCTGGCCGCAGAAACCGTCGGTCAACCCCTCCCAGATCGAATCGATCATGACGGAGTGTTTCAGCCGATGGCCGAAGCGCATGTCGCGCGAGACAAACGGCGCCAGGCTCATGTTCTCGACCCCCCCGGCGATCTGAACATCGGCGTCGCCGGCGAGGATGTTCTGGCAGGCGTTTACGACCGCCTGCATCCCCGAGGCGCAGTTTCGCGCCACGGTGTAGGCCGGCGTGGTGATCGGCAGACCTGACATCAGGGTGATCACGCGGGCGAGGTTGGTCGCGTCGCTGTATTGTCCGACGCAGCCGAAGATGACCTCTTCGACCAATGTGGGATCGATTCCTGTCCGCTTCACCACTTCCCGGACGACCAGCTCCCCCATCTTATGGTTCGTGATTTCTTTCAGCGCCCCACCCATATTCCCGATCGGTGTCCGGACGCCGTCGATAATCGCAATTTCTTTCATTTGGACTCCTTCAGTTTCTTCATTTCTTCATCAATCAAGACGCGCCGCAGGACCTTGCCGATAATCGTCTTCGGCAGCTCCTTCCGAAATTCGATCTCCTGCGGAACTTTAAACTTGGAGAGCTCCGTTCTGCAGAAGGTTAAAACCTCCTCGGCGGTCGCGCTCTCCCCTTCTTTTAGAATCAGATAGGCTTTTATTTTTTCCCCGGAAAAGGAATCTGGCAACCCGACGACGACTGCATCTTTTACCTTCGGGTGGCGGAAGAGGACCTCTTCTACCTCGCGGGGGTAGACATTTTCTCCACGTGTTTTAATCATATCCTTTTTCCGGTCGACGATAAAGAAGTAGCCTTCGTCGTCCATCTTCGCCATGTCTCCGGTATGAAGCCAACCGTTGCGGAGGACGGCATTTGTTTCTTCCGATTTCTGCCAGTAGCCTTGCATCACCTGAGGGCCTTGGACGATCAACTCCCCGACTTCTCCGATCGGAAGCGGCTGGGTGCCGGTTTCGATATCGACCACCTTGACCTCGGTGTCTGGAAACGGCAGGCCGATGCTCCCCGGCTTCCGTTTTCCGTGAATCGGGTTTGCATGGGTGACGGGGGCTGCCTCCGAGAGACCGTATCCTTCAACCAGTTTTCCACCGGTGAGCGTTTCAAACTGCCGTTGAACTTCGACGTGCAGCGGCCCTGCCCCGGAGATGCAAACTTTGATGGAGGAGAGGTTGTACTGCTTCACGTTCGGGAAGTTGTTGATGGCGACATACATCGCCTGCACCCCCATGAAGATCGTCGACCGCGTTTTTTGAATGGCGTGGAGCACGTCTTTCGTAACGAATCGCGGAAGAAGGACCAGCGTCGTTCCGAGATAGATCGACAGATTCATGCAGGCCGACATGCCATACACGTGAAAGAACGGGACCACGGCGAGGAAGACTTCGTTTCCTTCCTCAAGGGTCGGCATCCAGTGACGGCACTGGAGTGCATTTGCGACCATATTTTTATGGGTCAGCATCACTCCTTTGGGAATACCGGTTGTTCCGCCGGTGTATTGAAGGAGCGCCAGATCGGTCTCTGTAACTTGGACATCCGGTGGACTCGACGGCGCCTGCCGCATGATTTCCATCATGTCGTAGATAGGCGGTTTCTTTTCAACGTGAATCCACTGCCCCTCTTTTTTCGCCTTGATCGGATAGAGCAGGCTGAGGAGCCAAGGAAGCTTGTCCCGGACGGAGGTGAGGATGATATTTTTGAGCGCGGTTCCCTGCTTCGCCTTCTCGATTCGAGGATAGAAAAAATCGAGCGCGACGATCGTTTCGGCCCCCGAATCGGCGAGCTGAATTTGAAGCTCCCGTTCGACATAAAGCGGATTGGTCATGACGACGATCGCGCCGATCTTCAACGCGCCGTAATAGGCAATGACGCACTGAGGAATATTGGGCAGCATCACCGCCACGCGATCTCCCTTTCGAACCCCGAGTTTCTGGAGCGCCTGCGCGAACCGGTTGGTCTCTTCATCCAGCTCGCGATAGGTCATCCCCTTTCCATAAAAGAGGATTGCGTTTTGATTGGGGTATTTTTTGGTCGATTCGATTAAGAGTTGGTGAAGAGGGACGGGTGGATACTGGAGATTTGCAGGGACGGAAGGCTCATAAAATTTCAGCCAAGGTCGATCCATGGACCATCCTCGTTGATGATCTTGTAGGGGATAAAAATGAAAGTTTCATATCGACAAGTGCTTGCTTTGAAAAGAGAAAGACAAATAAAACTTTACCTGATTGACGGTTAGATGTCAAGGTAACGATCTGAAATGAACTGCAAGGAATCGTCGACAACGATAAAAAGGGATCTGTTCGGAACAAAATGGCAGCGGGTTATTCTAATCGCTTCACGTAAAGTTGGGAAGCGTTTGTATTGTTCTGGCCGCATCCATTGTTTACAAGGCAAGAGCCTTTTTCTACCCAGGCAACGTAGGGGGTTCCCCCAGAAAATCCAATCGCAGAGGTAATCGTCTGGAACCCTCCCCCACCGGTCATGTTTAACGCTCCACCCCCTTCTGTAACCCACTGGGTGCCGTCCCATTTCTTAACGAAGAGGTGCGGCCCCTGATTCGCCGTAGCATTGCTGTTATCGACGAGGGTGATGAAGGGAACCTGTGAACCAGTCGTAGCCGATCCAAATGCGGCGTTTGATGAAGTCGAAACGACGGTGGAAATGGTCCCGACTGAGACGAAGGTATTTCCCTGCTCTTTCCGAGCATAAACACTCGCATTCTCGTGCCATACAACGTGCAGGACTTGGTTTATAAAGCCGAGCGAAACATCATCGGGTCGAGACGGAAGACCGGGATCGCCTGCTTTTAAGGAAATAGGGTTCGCGGGTATCCACGTAGAGTTCGTTGAATCCCAGCCTTTCACATAGAGTTGGCAGTCGTTTAAATTCGGAATGCATTCCGTCCAAGAGACTTTAATCGTTGATCCATTGATTGCGATTGCCGGATTAGATCCGTTTTTTGTTGCATCGACGTTCAGGCTGTCCCCATCTTGGACCCAATTCGATCCGTTGAAATGGCTCACATAAATTTGATTGATGCCCGATCCATCCGGCTCGACCCAAACAACGTAGGGCGTGTTGCTTCCATCAAACGCAATGGCGCTGTCGGCGGCGGATTTGGTTCCATCCACATTGAGTTCCCCGCCAACGAGGTCCCAAGTAGTGCTTCCCACATTCCGCTTGACATAAACTTTGCAATTCGCCCCTCCGCTATTACACTCGGTGTAAGTAATGTAAGCAACGGGAGTGGCAGCGCCGTTGGAGGCGATCTTAGGTTGAAGGGCGTGATTTCCAACAGTATTGATCTTGGTCTCTGTAGACCATGTTTCGGATGTGGTATCAAACGTTTTAACGTAGACGTCTGCCGGCGTATTTCCTTCCCACCAAGCTAAGTAAGGGGTACTTCCAACAATTGCAATAGACGGATCACGCGCATCTTTACTTGAGTTTTTATTTAAGCTGGCTTCTAGAGAAACGAAAGCTCCGAATGTCGTTGCCGATTCCTGGACCGTGTTGCCGTCGAGCAGATTGACTTGGTCTTTCACCCGGACCACGAAATAGTAAGTTGTGTTGCTGCCTAAGCCGCTGACTCCCAATGTGGTCTGTCCTGCTTGTGACTCGGTAATGACCACATTCCCTCCTGTCGGAAAGGGATTGGCGGTGCAATCTGTTGAGACAGTCGATCGGCAAATAATATAGATGAGTTGGCTTTGCGTGGTTGTGTTATCACTCGCGGCGACCCATGAGAGTGAAATCGAATTTGAACTGGTGGCCTGGACGACGAGTTGAGGATCGTTCCCAGGAAAAGAAGGCGGACTATTATCGATTGCCGAGCCTGTCGTGAACGACCATGAATAGGGTGCGGCCATCGGGTTGCCGGCTTCATCCTCGACAGCCGTCGTAATTGTAACGGTATAGGTCGTATCTATTTCCAGGAGAGTGGTTGGTGTGAAGGTTGTTGTTTTTGTCTCGGCAGTGTAGGCAACCGTTCCAGAAACCGCTGTGCCACCAGAGATCCCCACGGAAAGAACAATAAAAGTGTTCGAGGTAAGGGTGTCTGGGTTGATCGGCTCACTGAAGGTGGCTCTGATGCTGGTATTCAGAGGGACCTGCGTCGCGCCATTCACCGGTGTCGGGCTCGGATCTGAAGAAACAGTAGGCGGAGTGGTATCGTCGCTCGGCGCTTCACCAGTGTTTGACCGGCCGCCGTCGCTGCCTCCGC is part of the Candidatus Manganitrophus noduliformans genome and harbors:
- a CDS encoding patatin-like phospholipase family protein; protein product: MAQENVQDSQTGEAEKQGRAKRALVLAGGGIPGWMYEIGCLTALDDFFDGFSVNDFDIYVGTSAGAAVAALIANGVKPRMIYDDIKNDRKTPFNFARRDIYSFGYQETSHIIKKFLKSLYPIFRYYIKSGRKVSILDLLEFLQESLPSGIFTLKNFDLYLSNFFSQEGYTNDFRKLRKALYIPAVDVDVGRYDVFGEEGFDDVPISQAVIASSAMPILFQPIQIRGKDYIDGGVGRVAYMDIAMNHGAEMMWIINPVQYIVNDRNRVRLPSLSADGKAVGIREKGLTYIYDQAMRVNTSTRMYLAMKRYISEHPAKQFILTQPKPSEAFMFAHHAVSYNTRAQVLRYGYHSTMQALREEFAYYKDCLNRNQIEVTLDKFKEP
- a CDS encoding electron transfer flavoprotein subunit beta/FixA family protein → MNIAVCIKQVPASESKVKPSADGKDIDRTGLTYVVNPYDEFGVEEALRIKERLKTGQVTVFTLGPEKAAEALRTCLAVGADQAVHIKDAPLEGGDAYATAVALAAALKRNPYDILFFGRQAIDDDAGAVGIHVAEMMGLPHVAGINKLEIDPQAKKAIAHRQIEGAIEVVEVTLPAIFTCQKGLNEPRYASLPGIMKAKQKPLTVLTLADLGLDPGQVGSNGAKLVVEKIESPPVRSAGKIIEGEPAQAVAELVRVLREEIKVL
- a CDS encoding acyl-CoA dehydrogenase family protein, which codes for MEFNFSEEQTMLRDMVRKFTDNEVKPVAQRIDKEHNVDLVKGIFKKGAELGLCGIPFPEQYGGAGFGELGYCILLEELSRGCASTCVTFGAHIGLAGTSILLGGTEEQKQKYLIPLAQGQKMGAYALTEPGAGSDAANIQLSAKRDGDHYILNGTKLWITNGDIADIVVVYAVTDPALKARGGITAFIVETNTPGFSANRIQDKMGLRGSATAELVFQDVRVPKENILGEIGKGFIIAMQTLDESRLSLAAGCIGAAKEVISMSADFAKKRVAFGQPIAHFQAIQFMIAEMTTEVYLMESVVYRTAWMYDQGKKIPREGAICKLFCTEALDRIVDKAVQIHGGNGFMGEHPVERFYRDSRINRIFEGTNEIQRLVIAEDVLKKGGF
- a CDS encoding enoyl-CoA hydratase, whose translation is MANQFINYTLEDRVATVTISNPPANVLTTPLVKELDKVFDELSGKDDVKVIILTGSGTLFVAGADIKEIGSITSPKQGEELALMGQAVFNKIEQMRKPVIAAITGFCLGGGMELAMACHMRIAGDRARMGQPEINLGIIPGFGGTQRLSRLVGKAKAMEIILTGDMINAQEAKALGLVNKVVPEGEVLKQAVGLAKKIASKGMKAIAAAMSAIQEGTTQPLSQGLTLEAKLFGQICDTRDMKEGISAFIEKRQPKFQDQ
- a CDS encoding 3-hydroxyacyl-CoA dehydrogenase — protein: MYIYKAAVIGAGAMGSGIAQVITYSGLPVVLKDVDQKSVDRGIEAIRKIYQSRVDKGKMTASELEQKMMLVTGATDYSGFSDVDIVIEAIFEDLEVKRKLFQELETVCPESTIFASNTSSLPISAIAAGTKRPEKVIGMHFFNPAPVMKLVEVIPGLGTSQETMDDVVAFTESLRKIPIRVQECAGFLVNRLLMPYLNEAALALQEGSAPAKQIDEAIVAFGMPMGPFTLSDMIGIDVAVKVADILYDAYGPRVTPAEIWTALYEAKRYGTKSGSGFYEYGEEKKESLDAIIAKLQKQTGKKGTRFSVNRLMMPMINEAVISLQEGVATAGDIDIAMMAGTGFPQDKGGPLHYADQIGVDVVLSELQALTKELGPRFWPAPMLKRMVMGGYLGVKTGKGFFTYT
- a CDS encoding thiolase family protein, yielding MKEIAIIDGVRTPIGNMGGALKEITNHKMGELVVREVVKRTGIDPTLVEEVIFGCVGQYSDATNLARVITLMSGLPITTPAYTVARNCASGMQAVVNACQNILAGDADVQIAGGVENMSLAPFVSRDMRFGHRLKHSVMIDSIWEGLTDGFCGQIMGYTAENLAEEFKISRQEQDKYAVESHKKAFRATREGKLKEEIVPVSIPKKVAGKEVTPELFAQDEGPNVALSEQMLSLYPTVFKEGGTVTPGNACPISDGAAALLVMSKEKAQALGLTPLGYVRSYASVGVEPQRMGIGPALAIPKALKKANLSLSDIQLIEVNEAFAVQYLAVERVLGNKREITNVNGGAIALGHPVGMSGTRLIITLLKEMKRRNLTLGVASLCVGGGLGSAMVLERK
- a CDS encoding long-chain-fatty-acid--CoA ligase, which codes for MDRPWLKFYEPSVPANLQYPPVPLHQLLIESTKKYPNQNAILFYGKGMTYRELDEETNRFAQALQKLGVRKGDRVAVMLPNIPQCVIAYYGALKIGAIVVMTNPLYVERELQIQLADSGAETIVALDFFYPRIEKAKQGTALKNIILTSVRDKLPWLLSLLYPIKAKKEGQWIHVEKKPPIYDMMEIMRQAPSSPPDVQVTETDLALLQYTGGTTGIPKGVMLTHKNMVANALQCRHWMPTLEEGNEVFLAVVPFFHVYGMSACMNLSIYLGTTLVLLPRFVTKDVLHAIQKTRSTIFMGVQAMYVAINNFPNVKQYNLSSIKVCISGAGPLHVEVQRQFETLTGGKLVEGYGLSEAAPVTHANPIHGKRKPGSIGLPFPDTEVKVVDIETGTQPLPIGEVGELIVQGPQVMQGYWQKSEETNAVLRNGWLHTGDMAKMDDEGYFFIVDRKKDMIKTRGENVYPREVEEVLFRHPKVKDAVVVGLPDSFSGEKIKAYLILKEGESATAEEVLTFCRTELSKFKVPQEIEFRKELPKTIIGKVLRRVLIDEEMKKLKESK
- a CDS encoding Ig-like domain-containing protein — translated: MRKFSYRHRSIIFSLIYLTFVLSGCGGSDGGRSNTGEAPSDDTTPPTVSSDPSPTPVNGATQVPLNTSIRATFSEPINPDTLTSNTFIVLSVGISGGTAVSGTVAYTAETKTTTFTPTTLLEIDTTYTVTITTAVEDEAGNPMAAPYSWSFTTGSAIDNSPPSFPGNDPQLVVQATSSNSISLSWVAASDNTTTQSQLIYIICRSTVSTDCTANPFPTGGNVVITESQAGQTTLGVSGLGSNTTYYFVVRVKDQVNLLDGNTVQESATTFGAFVSLEASLNKNSSKDARDPSIAIVGSTPYLAWWEGNTPADVYVKTFDTTSETWSTETKINTVGNHALQPKIASNGAATPVAYITYTECNSGGANCKVYVKRNVGSTTWDLVGGELNVDGTKSAADSAIAFDGSNTPYVVWVEPDGSGINQIYVSHFNGSNWVQDGDSLNVDATKNGSNPAIAINGSTIKVSWTECIPNLNDCQLYVKGWDSTNSTWIPANPISLKAGDPGLPSRPDDVSLGFINQVLHVVWHENASVYARKEQGNTFVSVGTISTVVSTSSNAAFGSATTGSQVPFITLVDNSNATANQGPHLFVKKWDGTQWVTEGGGALNMTGGGGFQTITSAIGFSGGTPYVAWVEKGSCLVNNGCGQNNTNASQLYVKRLE